A genomic window from Lycium barbarum isolate Lr01 chromosome 4, ASM1917538v2, whole genome shotgun sequence includes:
- the LOC132638249 gene encoding alcohol acyl transferase 1 allele RGa-like: MEQLSPSQLSVIRRESELIIPATATPREIKHLSDIDDREGLRFHISNLFFYEHNPSMEGIDPAKVIKDGLSKALVFYYPLAGRLILGPKGKHMVNCNGEGILFTEAYADVELDMLGESIKPPCPFLEDLLYNVPGSDGITDCPLMLIQVTRFTCGGFAVAVRVNHTMVDAFGLVLFLNAVTDFVKFKASAPSIIPVWQRDTLNARPSPRITCKHHEFEEEIESTNAWLKLEKELIQRSFFFGEEEIEAIRNQVSPVHRSSGRFELLTSFLWRHRTISLNLNPEEIVRLTYFVTARGRFEHLKIPHGYYGNAFAFPAAVSKAGLLSTYPLTYALELIKKAKNQVNEEYFRSMVDFMVIKGRPGITQSWNFAISNTAYVGFDKVDFGWGEPKYGGAAKVDSCFSFFVAFKNYKGQKGILTTISLPPKAMERFEDVMYKLTSNVKQLSKL; the protein is encoded by the exons ATGGAACAACTTTCCCCTTCACAACTCTCAGTGATACGGCGTGAATCTGAATTAATCATTCCAGCAACAGCTACTCCTCGTGAAATAAAACATCTCTCAGACATAGACGATCGAGAAGGTCTGCGTTTTCACatatctaatttatttttttacgaACACAACCCTTCAATGGAAGGGATAGATCCTGCTAAGGTGATTAAAGATGGATTATCAAAAGCACTAGTATTTTACTATCCATTAGCTGGTAGGCTCATCTTAGGGCCTAAGGGGAAGCACATGGTGAATTGCAATGGTGAAGGAATATTGTTTACAGAAGCCTATGCAGATGTGGAGCTTGATATGTTAGGGGAATCCATAAAACCTCCATGTCCATTCTTGGAGGATCTGCTGTACAATGTACCAGGTTCTGATGGGATCACTGATTGCCCTCTTATGTTGATTCAG GTTACCCGTTTTACTTGTGGTGGATTTGCAGTAGCAGTAAGAGTTAATCATACAATGGTTGATGCCTTTGGCTTAGTTTTATTCCTAAATGCAGTAACTGATTTTGTGAAATTCAAAGCCTCTGCTCCTTCCATCATACCCGTCTGGCAAAGGGATACCCTAAATGCGAGGCCATCACCACGCATTACATGCAAGCATCACGAATTTGAGGAAGAAATTGAATCAACAAATGCATGGTTAAAATTGGAAAAAGAATTGATTCAACGTTCATTTTTCTTTGGTGAAGAGGAGATAGAAGCTATCCGTAATCAAGTTTCACCAGTTCATCGTTCAAGTGGACGATTTGAGTTATTAACCTCGTTTTTATGGAGACATCGAACAATTTCACTCAATTTAAATCCTGAAGAAATTGTGCGGCTGACATATTTTGTTACAGCCCGTGGGAGGTTTGAACATTTGAAAATACCGCACGGATATTATGGCAACGCGTTTGCTTTTCCAGCAGCAGTGTCAAAAGCAGGACTTTTAAGTACATATCCGCTGACTTATGCACTTGAGTTAATCAAGAAAGCCAAGAATCAAGTGAATGAAGAGTATTTTAGATCTATGGTAGATTTTATGGTAATTAAAGGGAGACCTGGCATAACACAATCATGGAATTTTGCTATTTCAAACACTGCTTATGTAGGATTTGATAAGGTTGATTTTGGATGGGGAGAACCAAAGTATGGTGGGGCTGCTAAGGTTGATTCTTGTTTTAGTTTCTTTGTGGCTTTTAAAAATTACAAGGGGCAGAAAGGCATTCTAACAACAATAAGCTTGCCTCCAAAAGCTATGGAAAGATTTGAAGATGTTATGTACAAGCTGACTTCAAATGTCAAGCAACTATCAAAGCTTTAA
- the LOC132635478 gene encoding probable glutathione S-transferase parC, giving the protein MEKENDEVILLDYWPSMYGMRLRVALAEKEVKYEFKEEVVGGVKSPLLLKMNPIHKKIPVLIHNGKPICESLIAVEYIDEVWKDKSPLLPSDPYQRAQARFWADYIDKKLYAPGRKTWDAKGEEKEEGKKELIKSLKVLELEALGDRPYFGGESFGFVDIAFIGFYSWFYTFETFGNFSMEAECPKLVAWGTRCLQKESVSKSLPDPYKIYEIILTYRKHFGLE; this is encoded by the exons ATGGAAAAGGAGAATGACGAGGTGATTCTGTTGGACTACTGGCCTAGCATGTATGGCATGCGGCTTAGGGTTGCACTAGCTGAAAAGGAGGTCAAGTATGAGTTCAAAGAAGAAGTTGTGGGTGGTGTCAAAAGTCCTCTACTTTTGAAAATGAATCCAATCCACAAGAAAATCCCAGTTCTGATTCACAATGGAAAACCTATTTGTGAATCTCTTATTGCAGTTGAGTACATTGATGAAGTCTGGAAGGACAAATCTCCATTGCTGCCCTCTGATCCTTATCAAAGAGCACAAGCTAGATTCTGGGCTGACTACATTGACAAGAAG TTGTATGCTCCGGGACGAAAAACATGGGATGCaaaaggagaagagaaggagGAAGGCAAGAAGGAGTTGATAAAATCATTAAAGGTACTAGAACTGGAAGCACTTGGAGACAGGCCTTATTTTGGAGGAGAAAGTTTTGGTTTTGTGGATATTGCATTCATTGGGTTCTATAGCTGGTTTTATACCTTTGAGACCTTTGGCAACTTCAGCATGGAGGCTGAATGTCCCAAACTTGTTGCTTGGGGCACTAGATGCCTGCAAAAGGAAAGTGTCTCCAAGTCTCTACCTGATCCTTATAAGATCTATGAGATAATACTCACTTATAGAAAGCATTTTGGACTAGAATAG